A region of the Streptomyces durocortorensis genome:
GCCCACGGCTACGCCGCCTCGCGTCGCCCGTCCGGCATCTTCACCGTCCATAAATCTACCGTGACGTGAGAGTAGATTGGTGATCGCCGCAACGAGCGCTGCCCACGGGCCGCCACCGCTGTCACGTCGCCCCGCCCCGGCTGGGCCGAGGGCCGCGTTCGCCGCACCTCCGCCCAGCGTCCGTTGCGCGAGAACGTCCCGGAAAGCACGGCAAGCGGGACTCGACCCAGCAGGGTGGCGCCGCTCACCTGCGGTGACGTCGAAACGGCGGGCATAGCCGCCCGTTTCCGACCGGCTGCGTCCCCTTCCATCTCCACGCGGCACCTCAAAGCCGGCCACGTGGCGTTGAAGGGTCTCTTCCAGACGGTCACGCAGTTCGCTTCTGTGTAGCCATTACGGACCCGCAGTCGATTTCTGAGCGTACTTCCTGGCGCATGCAGATGAACCAGTTCCAAGCGACAGCCGTGCTGTTCGTCCAGCTCCGGTGGGAGTTCGGCCGCACCTCGGCCGATTCGCGGCCGTCCCGGTAGTGACTCCACAGGTCGTAGAGCGGGATCGACGCCTGGTCCCGTCCGGGTCGGTTTCACGGGATCGGTCCAGTGCACCAGCAGGGCCAGGGGTACGGCGGGGCGCACGATCCCACCCTCCCGCGCCTGGACACCCGGCGCCCAGGCGAACACCTCGGCCGGGATGGTTCGGTCGCCGGTGATGCCGCGCAGTTGGTGCAGGCTGGTATGGCGAAGGCCGGAAGTGACCATGAGGTAGTTCAAGGGCGCTTGTTCAGCGTCAGGTTTCATGTGTGGCGCGAGGGCACGTGCCGCGGGCAGTGCGGCGAAAGCTGTTGAGGAACGCGGTGGCCAAGTCGACGATGCCGTCGTCGGCCAGGAAGTACACGCCGCGTTTGGCCGACACGGAATGTCGTCCTCCTCGTTCAGGAATACCGGATCACGAATCGGGGTGCGGGGTGAGGGGTTCGCTGCGGTCGGCCTCGCGGGCGGCCGGGGTGCTGGGGACGGAGGCGGCGGCGTTCTTCCCGACCGGCACGATGGCCCAGCAGGTCGCCCTGCGGTGCTGGGCGGGGCGCACGCGCGACGCGACCGTGGCGCTGCATCCCCTGTCCCACCCGGAGCTGCACGAGGGCGGGGCGCTCGGCTCGGTGAGCGGGCTGCGCACGGTGCATCCGACGTCCGCGCCCCGGCTGCCGAGCGCCGAGGAGGTACGGGAGTTCCCCGAGCCGTTCGGGACGCTGATGCTGGAGCTTCCGTTGCGGGACGACCTCCTCACCGCCGGGGCCCAGCCCGCCGTGTCGCTCGGCACGATCCCGACCACCGCGTACCGCGAGCAGTGGCCGCGTGAGACGTTCCACGTCTACGACAACTCACTCGTCTCCGTCGAGCTGCTCTCCGCCCGGGTCCGCATCACCCAGCCCAGCGTGATCGCCCTGTACGCGAAGGCGTTCGAGGAGCTGCGGCAGACCGCCGTGTACGGCACGCCCTGATCGTGAAGGCCATCGACGCCCTCGGCTGACCCGGGGCACACACGAGCGCTGCTCCCACTCGGACCGGCCATGGTCGAGGCGCCGCGGGAGCACCGGGAGCGCCAGGCTCTGGAGCGGGCCGTGTGCGAGGAGAAGCGGCTGCCGTGGACGGAGACCCGAAGGGTGTTCGTCCAGGACGGGACGTGGCTGCGCCCGGAGAAGGCGCCGGACGTCTTCCGCCGGCTGACGCGGGAGGCGGACCTGCCGCCGATCAACCTGCGGGACCTGCGGCACGTGGCGGCCACGCTGACCCACGCGGGCGGCGGGGGCCTGCACGCGATCAAGGAGACGCTGCGGCGCGGGACGATCCAGCTGGCAGGTGACACGTGCACGGGCCTGCTGCCTCAGGTCGACCAGGAGGTGGCCAGGAAGGCCGAGTCGGCCGCTCCCCGCGCCCGCCCCGTTCGGGGGGGGGCTCCGACACAGCCGCTCACGCACCGCTCACGCACCGCTCACGCGGGGCCCCTGAAACGCGGAAGCGCCCCACCCTGGTCCAACCCAGTTGGGGCGCTCCGATGCTGGTGGGAACGTTCCTGCCAGCGACCGCTTGTGTGGGGCGGGTGGGACTCGAACCCACGGCCGACGGATTATGAGTCCGCTGCTCTAACCGGCTGAGCTACCGCCCCGTTTCGGCGTGGCGCGTACAAGTGTGCGCCCCGTCTGCCGCAGCATAGCCGGTCATACGATCTCTTGCTTCGGATGGCCGACTTCGCCTGATCTTGAGGACGGCGCTGCGTGCTGCCCGGTTCCGGGTGAGGGCGAGGTGACCCGAAAGTGTCATTCCGCGGGGCTCGGGGGTCGGCAGGCGGCGAGTGGGCACGCGAAAAAGGACCCCGAAGGGTCCTCTTCCGCATCGCTCCCCCGACTGGACTCGAACCAGTAACCCTCCGGTTAACAGCCGAATGCTCTGCCAATTGAGCTACAGGGGATCGCGCTCCCCCGACTGGACTCGAACCAGTAACCTGCCGGTTAACAGCCGGCTGCTCTGCCAATTGAGCTACAGGGGATTGCTGCGGTGCCTCGAATCGTACCTGCCTGGCGGCTGCCGGGCGGCGCGCGTTCGCTGCGACACATACATTAGCGCAAGCAGGGGGGTGCTCCGCCAATCGGTATCGCCCGGGATGATCTCGGGTGCTCACGGGTAGGCGGGCTGCACACGTCGCACCAAGCGCAGGAAGGGTGGCAGCCATGCGGTACCGGCTCACGTTCATCGCCGGAGTGGCGCTCGGATACGTGCTCGGCACGCGAGCCGGGCGCGAGCGTTACGAGCAGTTGAAGAAGTCGGTCCGGCAGTTCGCGGAGAACCCCGCCGTGCGCAACGCCGCCGAGAGTGCCGCGCACAGCGGCCGGGACATCGCGGGCAAGGCGTACCACTCGGTCAGCGACAAGGTCGGGGACAAGGTGCCCGCCTCCGTCGCCGACCGCGTCCGGTCGCTGCGGGACCGCAGCAGCCAGAACGGTGAGGACGACTGGGGGACCACCAACACCTAGCTCAGGGGCCCCGGGCCCGCGGCGGTCGTTACGGGAAACTCGCGGCGTGCGGCAGAATCTCCCCATGGGCATAGTCGCGGGGCTGGACAGTTCTTCCGCCTTCACTCACATCGTCGTCTGCGACACGGACACGGGCGCCGTGCTGCGGCAGGGGTATGCCGCGCATCCGGTCGAGGCCAAGGCCGCCGAGGTCGATCCGCAGGCCTGGCTGCTCTCACTCGGCGAGGCGGCCTCCGGCGGGCTGCTCGAAGGGGTGCAGGCCATCGGGGTCGCCGCCCAGCAGCACGGGCTCGTACCGCTGGACCAGCAGGGCAACCTCGTACGTCCCGCGCTGCTCGGCAACGACCGGCGGGCGCAGGTCGCGGCGGCCGATCTGGTCGACTCGCTGGGCGGGCGGCAGGCCTGGGCCGAGGCCGTCGGGGCCGTGCCGCAGGCCGCGCAGCCCGTGGCGAAGCTGCGGTGGCTGGCGCGGACCGAGCCGGAGAACGCCCAGCGGGTGGCCGCCGTGCTCCAGCCGCACGACTGGCTCGTGTGGCAGCTGCTCGGGCGGCCCGCCCGCCGGACCACCGACCGGGGCGCCGCCTCGGGTACGGGGTACTGGTCGGCCGGGTCCGCGTCCTACCGGCCCGATCTGGTGGAGCTCGCCCTCGGGCACTCCGCCGCGCTGCCCGAGGTGCTCGGGCCCGCCGACTCCGCCGGGACGACGCCCGAAGGGCTGCTGATCTCCGCGGGCACCGGCGAGATCATGGCCGCGGCCTTCGGGCTCGGGGTCGCGGTGGGCGACGCGGTCGTGTCGCTGGGGGCCTCCGGGTCCGTGATGGCCGTGCACCACGAGGCGCTCGCCGACTCCACCGGGATGATCACCTCGTTCGCCGACGCCACAGGGCTGCATCTGCCCGTCGTCCACACGTCCAACGCCGTACGTGCGCTGCGCGGGACCGCCGAGATGCTGGGGGTGGAGGGGCTGGACGAGCTGTCCGCGCTGGCGCTGAAGTCCACGCCCGGGGCTTCCGGGCTGGTGTTGCTGCCCTATCTGGAAGGCGAGCGCACCCCGCAGCTCCCCCACACCGCGGGCACCCTCAGCGGGCTGCGGCGCGAGTCGATGAAGCCCGAGCATCTGGCGCGGGCCGCGTTCGAGGGGATGCTCTGCTCGCTGGCCGACGCCATGGACGTCCTGCGCGGGCGGGGCGTGGAGGTGCGGCGCGTGTTCCTGCTGGGGGCCGCCGCCGAGCTGCCCGCCGTACAGGCGCTGGCTCCCGCCGTGTTCGGCACGCAGGTCGTCGTACCGCAGCCCGCCCAGTACGCGGCGATCGGCGCGGCCCGGCAGGCCGCCTGGGCGCTCGGCGTCTCGCAGGGCGCCCTCGATCCGCGTACGCCCCCGGCCTGGCAGGGCGCTGCCGCCCAGGTGCTGGAGCCGGGCGATGAGCTGGCGGTCGGCGGGGCCGTGCGTCAGCAGTACCGGGCCACCAGGGATCAGATCCACCCCGGGGCCTTCGGGGGTGCGCGCCCGGAGTGAGACCGGCGTGGGCACGCGGCCGTCCGCCCCGGGTTTGACCCCGGCTTGAGGAAAACGGCTCGCTCTCGGAGTACGGCGTACGCGAAACTGGGGCGGCCTCTGCCCTCCGCCGATTCCGAGAGACCCGCGTGCTCATAAAACTCCTGCGGGCCCATCTGGGCCCGTACAAGAAACCCATCGTGCTGCTGGTGCTCCTCCAGCTGCTCCAGACCTGCGCCACCCTGTATCTGCCCAGCCTCAACGCGGACATCATTGACAACGGTGTCGTCAAGGGCGATACCGGATACATCCTGGAATTCGGCGGTCTCATGATCGCCGTCAGCGTTCTTCAGGTCCTCGGCAACGTGGGGGCCGTGTACTACGGGGCCCGGACCGCCTCCGCCCTCGGGCGCGATGTGCGGGCCGCCGTCTTCGACCGGGTGCAGTCCTTCTCCGCGCGTGAGCTGGGGCGCTTCGGGGCGCCCTCGCTGATCACCCGGACCACCAACGACGTCCAGCAGGTCCAGATGCTGGTCCTGATGGCGTTCACCCTGATGGTGTCCGCGCCGATCATGTGCGTCGGCGGCATCGTCATGGCGCTCGGGCAGGACGTTCCGCTGTCGGCCGTCCTGCTGGCGGTCGTGCCGGTGCTCGGCGTCTCGGTGAGCCTCATCGTGAAGAAGATGCGGCCGCTGTTCCGCACGATGCAGGAGCGGCTCGACGGGGTGAACCGGGTGCTGCGTGAGCAGATCACGGGCAACCGGGTGATCCGCGCGTTCGTCCGTGACGGGTACGAGGCGAGGCGGTTCCGGGGGGCCAACACCGAACTGACCGATGTGTCGGTGGCGACCGGGCGGCTGATGGCGCTGATGTTCCCGACGGTGATGACGGTGGTCAACCTGTCGTCCGTCGCGGTGGTGTGGTTCGGCGCGCACCGCATCGACAGCGGCGGGATGCAGATCGGTGCGCTGACCGCGTTCCTCGCCTATCTGATGCAGATCGTGATGGCCGTGATGATGGCCACCTTCATGTTCATGATGGTGCCGCGCGCCGAGGTGTGCGCCGAGCGCATCGAGGAGGTGCTCGGCACCGATTCGAGTGTGGTGCCGCCGCTCTCCCCCGTCACGGAGCTGCGGCGCCACGGGCATCTGGAGGTGCGCGGCGCCGAGTTCCGCTATCCGGGGGCGGAGGAGCCGGTGCTGCGGGCGGTGGATCTGGTGGCCCGGCCCGGGGAGACCACCGCGATCATCGGGTCGACCGGCAGCGGGAAGTCCACGCTGCTCGGTCTCGTACCCCGGCTGTTCGATGTGACGGGCGGCGAGGTGCTGGTCGACGGCGAGGATGTGCGCGGGATCGATCCGGTGCTGCTGGCGAAGACCGTGAGCCTGGTGCCGCAGAAGCCGTATCTGTTCTCGGGGACGGTGGCGACGAACCTGCGGTACGGGAATCCGGACGCCACCGACGAGGAGCTGTGGCACGCGCTGGAGGTGGCGCAGGCCAAGGGGTTCGTGGAGGGGCTGGAGCACGGGCTCGACGCGCCGATCGCGCAGGGCGGCACCAATGTGTCGGGCGGTCAGCGGCA
Encoded here:
- a CDS encoding ABC transporter ATP-binding protein; protein product: MLIKLLRAHLGPYKKPIVLLVLLQLLQTCATLYLPSLNADIIDNGVVKGDTGYILEFGGLMIAVSVLQVLGNVGAVYYGARTASALGRDVRAAVFDRVQSFSARELGRFGAPSLITRTTNDVQQVQMLVLMAFTLMVSAPIMCVGGIVMALGQDVPLSAVLLAVVPVLGVSVSLIVKKMRPLFRTMQERLDGVNRVLREQITGNRVIRAFVRDGYEARRFRGANTELTDVSVATGRLMALMFPTVMTVVNLSSVAVVWFGAHRIDSGGMQIGALTAFLAYLMQIVMAVMMATFMFMMVPRAEVCAERIEEVLGTDSSVVPPLSPVTELRRHGHLEVRGAEFRYPGAEEPVLRAVDLVARPGETTAIIGSTGSGKSTLLGLVPRLFDVTGGEVLVDGEDVRGIDPVLLAKTVSLVPQKPYLFSGTVATNLRYGNPDATDEELWHALEVAQAKGFVEGLEHGLDAPIAQGGTNVSGGQRQRLAIARTLVQRPEIYLFDDSFSALDYATDAALRAALARETAGATVLIVAQRVSTIREADRILVLDEGRVVGSGTHHELMDGNETYREIVLSQLTEAEAA
- a CDS encoding FGGY family carbohydrate kinase, whose amino-acid sequence is MGIVAGLDSSSAFTHIVVCDTDTGAVLRQGYAAHPVEAKAAEVDPQAWLLSLGEAASGGLLEGVQAIGVAAQQHGLVPLDQQGNLVRPALLGNDRRAQVAAADLVDSLGGRQAWAEAVGAVPQAAQPVAKLRWLARTEPENAQRVAAVLQPHDWLVWQLLGRPARRTTDRGAASGTGYWSAGSASYRPDLVELALGHSAALPEVLGPADSAGTTPEGLLISAGTGEIMAAAFGLGVAVGDAVVSLGASGSVMAVHHEALADSTGMITSFADATGLHLPVVHTSNAVRALRGTAEMLGVEGLDELSALALKSTPGASGLVLLPYLEGERTPQLPHTAGTLSGLRRESMKPEHLARAAFEGMLCSLADAMDVLRGRGVEVRRVFLLGAAAELPAVQALAPAVFGTQVVVPQPAQYAAIGAARQAAWALGVSQGALDPRTPPAWQGAAAQVLEPGDELAVGGAVRQQYRATRDQIHPGAFGGARPE